From the Chlamydiota bacterium genome, one window contains:
- a CDS encoding glycosyltransferase family 4 protein — translation MDRPLFKKTFFILAHWMQGQAMSGGDRIFIELSKRWSSQWKIKFFVSSEGWKICQREGLGDFDHEILVSDQWNRFGYLLNYLYRTLTAIFKLLKWKVEEGDIVYSSSDFWPDALPALILKLRFKEKVRWIAGFYLVMTPPWRKDFPYKGRSRLMGLFYWLTQWPIFLWVKKYSDWVFVTSEPDVPKFVTPKRGLENIVVVKGGIDQRPSMEYLCSASVRPISKRKYDACFIGRFYYPKGVLELMDIWQEVCKARPNARLAVIGVGILEGRLKEKIERLGLKEKIDLLGFKDGDEKYEIFKESKLVLHPAIYDSGGMAACEAMAWGLPGVSFDLEALKTYYPKGMLKTPCYDLKKFSDHILLLLNDTTLYEKMKEEAIVLAREWDWDKRAEEILKKIRNLIP, via the coding sequence ATGGACAGGCCTCTTTTTAAAAAGACATTTTTTATCCTTGCTCATTGGATGCAAGGTCAGGCCATGAGCGGGGGAGACCGAATCTTTATTGAGTTAAGTAAAAGATGGTCGTCTCAATGGAAAATTAAATTTTTTGTTTCTTCGGAAGGGTGGAAGATTTGTCAAAGAGAAGGGTTGGGTGATTTTGACCATGAGATTTTGGTATCGGACCAATGGAATCGATTTGGATATCTGTTGAATTATCTTTATCGTACTTTGACGGCTATCTTCAAATTGCTAAAATGGAAAGTTGAAGAAGGTGATATCGTGTATTCCTCATCGGATTTTTGGCCAGATGCCTTGCCGGCCCTGATTCTTAAATTAAGATTTAAGGAGAAGGTGAGATGGATTGCGGGTTTTTATCTGGTCATGACCCCTCCCTGGCGTAAGGATTTCCCGTACAAAGGAAGAAGTAGGCTCATGGGCCTGTTTTACTGGTTAACCCAATGGCCTATTTTTTTGTGGGTGAAAAAATATTCTGATTGGGTTTTTGTGACGAGTGAGCCCGATGTCCCCAAATTTGTAACACCCAAGAGGGGCCTTGAGAACATTGTTGTGGTCAAGGGGGGCATTGATCAGCGTCCCTCAATGGAATATCTTTGTTCAGCGAGCGTTCGCCCTATCTCTAAAAGGAAATACGATGCCTGTTTCATAGGGCGATTTTACTATCCAAAGGGTGTGCTTGAATTGATGGATATTTGGCAAGAGGTTTGTAAGGCAAGGCCGAACGCAAGATTAGCTGTGATCGGTGTTGGTATTCTTGAGGGGAGGCTAAAAGAGAAGATTGAACGATTGGGTTTGAAAGAGAAAATTGATCTTTTGGGATTCAAAGATGGGGATGAAAAGTATGAAATTTTTAAGGAGAGCAAACTCGTCCTCCATCCTGCCATCTATGATAGCGGTGGAATGGCTGCTTGTGAAGCGATGGCATGGGGATTACCTGGAGTCAGCTTTGATTTAGAGGCTTTAAAGACCTATTATCCGAAGGGGATGTTAAAAACGCCTTGTTACGATTTGAAGAAATTTTCTGATCATATTCTTCTTTTATTAAATGACACCACGTTATATGAGAAAATGAAAGAAGAAGCCATTGTCTTGGCGAGAGAATGGGATTGGGATAAAAGGGCTGAGGAGATTTTAAAGAAAATAAGGAATCTTATACCATGA
- a CDS encoding glycosyltransferase family 2 protein — MNSISVASISPEISVVIPSFNHRGVIQTIESVLSQDPSNFEIIVVDNSTDPTLWQVLTKSYGINQKVKLIKPEKNLGVTGGRNVGLHHASQESRYILFLDHDILLEAHALSALKKAAESDLRIGIVTGKILFSEDPGQVWSAGTSINLLTGQIHFTGGKDQGQFEETKEVQVAPSIIFTKKKVLEKIGGFDDIFFAVYEDTDFCFRAHDAGFKVIYSPQARAYHKIPLEAEEWKNRLLSRTYYIGRNRIIFMKRHSRYFKWFLLLVPVYFFYYMTFSVRSGRFDGIKNFLKGTLSGLRVAFGNVRVNT, encoded by the coding sequence ATGAACTCCATTTCCGTGGCTTCAATTTCTCCTGAAATTTCTGTTGTGATTCCAAGTTTCAATCATCGGGGAGTCATTCAAACGATCGAATCGGTCTTGTCTCAAGACCCATCCAATTTTGAAATCATTGTTGTAGACAATTCGACGGATCCGACCCTTTGGCAGGTGTTGACAAAATCCTATGGTATCAACCAAAAGGTCAAGTTGATTAAACCAGAAAAAAATCTTGGGGTGACGGGAGGAAGGAATGTTGGACTTCACCATGCCTCTCAAGAAAGTCGCTATATTCTCTTTTTGGATCACGATATTCTTTTGGAGGCTCATGCCCTCAGTGCTTTAAAAAAGGCGGCCGAGTCGGATTTGAGAATCGGGATTGTGACGGGAAAGATTTTGTTTTCAGAAGATCCTGGTCAGGTCTGGTCTGCAGGGACTTCTATTAACTTGCTCACGGGGCAGATTCATTTTACGGGGGGTAAGGATCAGGGACAGTTTGAAGAAACAAAAGAGGTTCAGGTCGCTCCTTCGATTATTTTTACGAAGAAGAAGGTTTTAGAAAAGATAGGTGGATTTGATGATATTTTTTTTGCAGTTTATGAAGACACCGATTTTTGTTTTCGAGCGCATGATGCTGGATTCAAGGTCATTTATAGTCCTCAGGCACGTGCTTATCATAAAATTCCTTTAGAGGCCGAGGAATGGAAAAATAGGCTTCTTTCTCGTACCTACTATATTGGACGAAATCGAATTATTTTTATGAAGAGACACTCGCGGTATTTTAAATGGTTTTTGTTGCTGGTACCCGTGTATTTTTTTTATTATATGACTTTCTCTGTGAGATCTGGTAGATTTGACGGCATTAAAAATTTTTTGAAGGGGACTCTCTCGGGACTTCGTGTAGCGTTTGGAAATGTTAGAGTCAATACATAA
- a CDS encoding glycosyltransferase family 2 protein, which produces MKSLPLVSIIIPAYNEEKNIRSVIEDTLQLKTQFPLEIIVVDDGSKDETADVAKSAGADRVISYPKNKGKGGAFRMGVDEAKGEYIIQIDADHQFQPHEIPLLVEALHQGYDLVLGSRFNQGKVEKGSVKWVNVFGNWLMSATTTFFSGIKVTDIMAGFKGFKTEVARKLDLVTSHFGYEAEIIVKAGKMGFSVKEIPITYTKRIFGTSGVSAIRDGSKVAFTIAKMYFTFPGQVVGRGVVGKRVLKALTWAWLVIVLPLLTAWVQKGKVGNLTYAEHLLFSLAFFFVVRPLTGSRLAALVSSTFLAVTPIFDLGANATLPLIFSTPQSIKTFSSLMLSVTIWILLMGFMTFFLQDRKSKFLSGSILLGTVLHLACWVVSLWMPLTFAELLNLDFSLLGLLLAWYFWPLGKLFASSNLLASLIILAGTISGISWIHFLGASILVGTLISSLFIELVSFRIKKTSLFSFDRLFLFLLLGVFTMLIFSFKLAPYI; this is translated from the coding sequence ATGAAAAGTTTACCCCTTGTTTCAATCATTATTCCAGCCTACAACGAAGAGAAAAACATTCGATCTGTTATTGAAGACACACTTCAACTAAAAACGCAATTTCCCTTGGAAATCATTGTTGTCGATGATGGATCTAAAGACGAAACAGCTGATGTTGCAAAATCGGCTGGAGCGGACCGGGTTATTTCTTATCCTAAAAATAAGGGGAAAGGTGGAGCATTCAGGATGGGGGTTGATGAAGCCAAAGGCGAGTATATCATCCAGATTGATGCAGATCATCAATTTCAACCCCATGAAATTCCCTTGCTGGTTGAGGCCTTACATCAAGGATATGATCTTGTCCTGGGGAGCAGGTTTAATCAAGGTAAGGTCGAAAAGGGTTCGGTGAAATGGGTCAATGTCTTTGGAAATTGGTTAATGTCCGCTACAACGACTTTCTTTTCTGGAATTAAGGTTACAGATATTATGGCCGGTTTTAAAGGGTTTAAAACGGAGGTAGCAAGAAAACTTGATTTGGTAACGTCCCATTTTGGCTATGAGGCGGAGATTATTGTTAAAGCGGGGAAGATGGGTTTTTCTGTTAAAGAGATTCCGATTACATACACCAAAAGGATTTTTGGAACGTCGGGGGTCAGTGCCATTCGAGATGGTTCGAAGGTTGCTTTTACAATTGCTAAAATGTATTTCACTTTTCCTGGACAGGTTGTGGGAAGAGGTGTTGTTGGAAAAAGGGTTTTAAAGGCTCTCACTTGGGCATGGTTGGTGATTGTTTTGCCGCTTTTAACAGCCTGGGTTCAAAAAGGGAAAGTCGGCAATCTTACTTATGCTGAACACTTGCTTTTTTCTCTTGCCTTCTTTTTTGTTGTTAGGCCCTTAACGGGGAGTCGGCTTGCTGCACTTGTCTCAAGTACTTTCTTGGCTGTCACACCCATTTTTGATTTAGGGGCGAATGCAACTCTGCCCCTGATCTTTTCAACTCCTCAATCGATCAAAACATTTTCATCTTTAATGCTTTCTGTAACGATCTGGATTTTACTCATGGGTTTTATGACTTTCTTTCTTCAGGATAGGAAATCTAAATTTTTAAGTGGATCGATTCTTTTAGGAACTGTTCTTCATTTGGCTTGTTGGGTTGTATCTCTTTGGATGCCGCTAACGTTCGCTGAATTATTAAATTTAGATTTTTCTCTTTTAGGGTTACTTTTAGCTTGGTATTTTTGGCCTTTGGGAAAACTTTTTGCAAGTTCTAATCTTTTAGCGTCTTTGATTATTCTGGCGGGAACGATTTCAGGAATTTCTTGGATCCATTTTTTGGGAGCATCCATTTTAGTGGGCACCCTTATTTCCAGCCTTTTTATAGAGCTTGTATCCTTTAGGATTAAAAAAACATCCCTTTTTTCCTTCGATCGGCTATTTCTGTTTCTCTTGTTAGGAGTGTTTACGATGCTCATTTTTTCATTTAAGCTTGCACCTTATATTTGA
- a CDS encoding GDP-mannose 4,6-dehydratase: MKSLKRFYQGRPVLVTGGAGFVGSHLAEALIRWGAKVSIFDNLSRGKESLRNLEEIKQSGLKFKWIQGDVLDLKRLKSAARSVDMIFHFAALPSHRLAMSDPRGYALVDIMGTVNVLETARLSTRPVKILFASSNKVYGKQPPPFKEDAKLFPEGPYGQAKMDAEEWCHQYSRYYGLSVVVTRLHHIIGPRSQPDLALSIFVERILSNQEPIVHGQFKGKRFIPCAAAFTNVYDAVPGILRSMVKADGFDILNIGAAKETSVLELAQLARKILNSEVGIQKRQMFPHESLHHAADPSKAKKVLGWQAETPVETSVKQYIDWRLEVGRRKAANYKEKL, translated from the coding sequence ATGAAAAGTTTAAAACGTTTTTATCAAGGAAGGCCTGTTCTCGTGACCGGAGGTGCAGGATTTGTAGGAAGTCATTTGGCAGAGGCACTTATTCGATGGGGGGCGAAGGTAAGTATTTTTGACAACCTCTCCAGAGGAAAAGAATCTCTTAGAAATCTCGAAGAGATCAAGCAAAGTGGATTAAAGTTTAAATGGATTCAAGGGGATGTTTTAGACCTCAAACGCTTGAAATCTGCTGCAAGATCGGTGGATATGATATTTCACTTTGCCGCCTTACCCAGTCACCGTCTTGCAATGAGCGACCCACGCGGTTATGCCCTGGTTGACATTATGGGAACGGTTAATGTTCTCGAAACAGCAAGACTTTCAACTCGCCCTGTGAAAATTCTTTTTGCCTCTTCAAACAAGGTTTATGGGAAACAACCTCCTCCTTTCAAAGAGGACGCAAAACTCTTTCCAGAGGGGCCTTATGGACAAGCAAAAATGGATGCGGAGGAATGGTGTCACCAATATTCAAGGTATTACGGCCTCTCCGTTGTTGTGACTCGACTTCATCACATCATTGGTCCACGCTCTCAACCGGATCTTGCATTGTCCATCTTTGTTGAACGCATTCTTTCAAATCAAGAACCCATTGTTCATGGACAATTTAAAGGGAAGCGTTTTATTCCTTGTGCCGCTGCTTTTACAAATGTCTATGACGCGGTCCCTGGAATTTTACGGTCTATGGTCAAGGCGGACGGATTTGATATTCTCAATATCGGGGCAGCCAAAGAAACCAGTGTACTTGAACTGGCTCAGCTTGCGAGAAAAATTCTTAATTCAGAGGTTGGAATTCAAAAGAGGCAAATGTTTCCTCACGAATCTCTTCACCATGCAGCAGACCCATCGAAGGCGAAGAAAGTACTCGGTTGGCAGGCAGAAACGCCCGTTGAGACTTCGGTCAAACAGTACATCGATTGGAGATTAGAAGTTGGAAGACGGAAAGCTGCAAATTATAAAGAAAAATTGTGA
- a CDS encoding DUF3367 domain-containing protein — protein sequence MMLRIFKRFIGGPQVLMMGISFLLPALWLRDRLAIAYAETGFTLLLNSLRLFKLTRYVWWDIFGLGVEKIESLPSALYYFITGGLETLFRFSTVPRQYFFFSGILLFSSFAMYFLILELFQERKRASHWVALGGGLFYILNPFAMNYIWHRFVVSMFGLPALPLILLLTLKLLNKPCFIYAFSLASVISLFSIMAINPAFFVPLFVPMGCYILFELFCKKSLKGWKFIGVTAFLILVFNFWWLFPACLNLQSTVARVPWADSFENVRATSQWTPLFYVLRLVDWNTVRWYHVPYHPGWTEFLVPFLSGIALFFNRSNRKIIFFSLLWVIGLFLSKGIQPPAGDLFEWMFKHIPLFVLFRNPMEKFGLTVALSCSVLMSFGIYELWRRWACRWIKIGVLGMLWVVLLGINVWPMWTGDVFSLFQGIVPKDAQSIPTVKVEIPQYWKEAANFINQDKENNRVSFLPQSPADGMWYQWKHGYNGTDFGSVNLLFEKPVIQQGGPDLPAEDYRKMVFNTAFFSSPNSFIFFLGMMNVRYILVRGDVNEGVMGTPPLQKIREVLDSSPLIQKECSFGPLALYRVPDELFLPRFYALSEVAVAVGGKMDSLIPLSLASCIGRYRAITFFDHQNDKGILEDWNFNGVRGMIAVNQDFDGLLMELKRRNVNGALDLLRQSEIIYLFDQGEKFLTQDGTHELQSGKTERLQCQKGFYKIIGRFSLKEDSKNTFLRYDHRNNLSPSFLVWDGNPVEMNAEDMTLVSPGYYEFLLSHFRVEEGIHHFQWVKNKNLKWDWLLVLPEKRSSSPLPSVHSKKVNPTRYEVDIENARSPFWLVFNETFNSGWKAYIRKEEETNHLRLNGFANGWWVDVNPNSFYNRFQIVIEFIPQRWLEIGVWVSGGAFLICLMYLGLCFLRVRSLWKG from the coding sequence ATGATGTTACGAATTTTTAAGAGATTCATAGGCGGGCCACAGGTTTTGATGATGGGGATATCCTTCCTTCTCCCAGCCCTTTGGTTAAGGGACCGTTTAGCCATTGCCTATGCAGAGACGGGTTTTACCCTTCTCCTCAATTCTTTGAGACTCTTTAAACTGACCCGATATGTCTGGTGGGATATTTTTGGGTTAGGGGTGGAAAAGATTGAGAGTCTTCCCTCGGCCCTGTATTATTTTATAACGGGTGGTTTAGAGACGTTATTTAGGTTTTCGACAGTTCCACGGCAATATTTTTTTTTTAGTGGTATTCTTCTTTTCTCGTCCTTCGCGATGTATTTTTTGATTTTAGAATTATTTCAAGAAAGAAAAAGGGCTTCACATTGGGTTGCCCTGGGGGGGGGATTATTCTATATTCTTAATCCCTTTGCCATGAATTATATCTGGCACCGATTTGTGGTCTCAATGTTTGGCTTACCTGCATTGCCTCTCATTTTACTTTTAACACTTAAGCTGCTTAATAAACCTTGCTTCATATACGCCTTTTCTTTGGCCAGCGTTATTTCACTTTTTTCGATCATGGCCATTAACCCAGCTTTTTTTGTTCCCCTCTTTGTCCCTATGGGTTGTTATATCCTTTTCGAATTGTTTTGTAAAAAGAGTTTGAAGGGATGGAAATTTATCGGAGTCACCGCTTTTCTCATTCTTGTCTTTAATTTTTGGTGGTTGTTTCCCGCATGTTTGAATCTTCAATCGACAGTGGCTCGCGTTCCATGGGCAGATTCTTTTGAGAATGTTCGAGCGACCAGTCAGTGGACGCCCCTTTTTTATGTTCTCAGATTGGTCGATTGGAATACCGTTCGTTGGTATCATGTCCCTTATCATCCAGGATGGACGGAATTTCTTGTACCCTTTCTTTCAGGAATCGCTTTATTTTTCAATCGATCGAATAGAAAAATCATTTTTTTTAGCCTTCTTTGGGTGATAGGGCTTTTTTTAAGTAAGGGGATTCAACCTCCGGCAGGGGATCTCTTTGAATGGATGTTTAAACATATTCCCTTGTTTGTGTTGTTTAGAAATCCGATGGAGAAATTTGGTTTGACTGTTGCATTGAGCTGTTCGGTCTTGATGAGTTTTGGAATTTATGAGCTTTGGAGGAGATGGGCCTGTCGGTGGATCAAAATAGGAGTTTTGGGAATGCTTTGGGTCGTGCTGCTGGGAATCAATGTCTGGCCGATGTGGACGGGGGATGTTTTTTCTCTTTTTCAGGGTATTGTTCCAAAAGACGCACAGTCGATTCCTACCGTGAAGGTAGAAATTCCACAGTATTGGAAAGAGGCAGCCAATTTCATCAATCAAGATAAAGAAAATAATAGGGTTTCATTCCTCCCTCAATCTCCTGCCGATGGAATGTGGTATCAATGGAAACATGGTTATAATGGTACTGATTTTGGTTCTGTGAATTTATTATTCGAGAAACCTGTGATTCAACAAGGGGGACCCGACCTTCCTGCTGAGGATTATCGTAAAATGGTTTTTAATACGGCTTTTTTTAGCAGTCCCAACTCCTTCATCTTTTTTCTAGGGATGATGAATGTACGATATATTTTGGTGCGAGGGGATGTGAACGAAGGGGTGATGGGGACTCCCCCACTACAAAAGATACGGGAGGTGCTGGATTCATCCCCATTGATTCAGAAGGAATGTTCCTTCGGCCCTCTGGCGCTCTATAGAGTGCCCGACGAATTATTCCTACCCCGTTTCTACGCTCTTTCAGAAGTGGCAGTGGCTGTAGGGGGTAAGATGGATTCTTTGATTCCACTCTCCTTGGCCTCTTGCATAGGGCGTTATCGGGCGATCACTTTTTTTGATCATCAGAATGATAAGGGTATTCTAGAAGATTGGAATTTTAACGGCGTACGAGGGATGATCGCTGTGAATCAAGATTTTGATGGGTTGTTGATGGAACTTAAGAGGCGTAACGTCAATGGGGCTCTAGATTTATTAAGACAAAGTGAAATCATTTATCTTTTTGATCAGGGTGAAAAGTTTTTAACTCAAGACGGAACCCATGAGTTACAATCGGGAAAGACAGAGAGGCTACAATGTCAAAAGGGTTTTTATAAAATCATCGGGCGATTTTCTCTGAAAGAAGATTCAAAAAACACTTTTTTAAGGTATGATCATAGAAACAATTTATCGCCCTCATTTCTAGTTTGGGATGGAAATCCTGTTGAAATGAATGCAGAAGATATGACCTTGGTTAGCCCCGGGTATTATGAATTTCTCCTTTCTCATTTTAGGGTGGAAGAAGGTATTCATCATTTTCAATGGGTTAAAAATAAAAATCTGAAATGGGATTGGCTGCTCGTTCTTCCAGAGAAGAGATCCTCTTCTCCATTACCGAGCGTTCACTCTAAAAAAGTGAATCCAACACGATATGAGGTCGATATTGAAAACGCAAGAAGCCCCTTTTGGCTTGTTTTTAATGAAACTTTTAACTCGGGTTGGAAGGCCTATATCAGAAAGGAAGAGGAAACAAATCACCTTAGACTCAATGGATTTGCAAATGGCTGGTGGGTGGATGTAAACCCCAACTCTTTTTATAACCGGTTTCAGATAGTGATTGAATTTATTCCCCAGCGTTGGCTTGAAATAGGAGTATGGGTTTCAGGCGGTGCTTTCTTGATTTGTTTGATGTATTTAGGGCTATGTTTCCTAAGGGTTCGATCATTGTGGAAGGGGTAA
- a CDS encoding ATP-binding protein — MDSSKILETMVLWNFWRREINVGILREKYLKCIERYSSTDEVVVLTGVRRSGKSTILQQLLSELIRKKTPKENTLYINLEDPSFYPFLSVDLLDQIWQTYVDYLKPQGRVYLVLDEVQKIKGWESWVRAKYDRKENVKIFVTGSNAELLSSEFSTLLTGRHLEINVSPLNFEEFLKFKGVECEDDPLWHLEQKNALRNYAWEYLKVGGFPKIVLTEDEQVRSELLSQYFNDILIRDVAEKYKVKDVGKLRNLAIFYMTNFTRLYSFNKVKHVADFALSLDSVHRFSHYLENSFLIQFLKRFSYSLRNQMRAERKVFLVDHGLHHAVAFKFSEDKGKLLENAVFQHLKGEGKEVYYFSEKKEIDFICREGLKVTELINVCFTLESKETLLREVAGLVEGMEYFKLKQAKIIVAEGDRRELKEKTGKIDVIPFSEWAL, encoded by the coding sequence ATGGATAGTTCTAAGATATTGGAAACAATGGTGTTATGGAATTTTTGGAGGAGGGAGATCAATGTAGGAATCCTTCGGGAAAAGTATTTGAAATGTATTGAGCGCTATTCCTCAACAGATGAAGTGGTGGTTTTGACCGGAGTCAGGCGTTCAGGTAAAAGCACGATTTTACAGCAGCTTTTATCAGAGTTAATCCGAAAGAAAACTCCTAAAGAAAATACCCTCTACATTAATTTAGAAGATCCTTCATTCTATCCTTTTTTAAGCGTCGATTTATTGGACCAAATCTGGCAGACCTATGTGGATTATCTAAAACCTCAAGGGAGGGTGTATTTGGTTTTAGATGAGGTTCAAAAAATAAAGGGATGGGAAAGTTGGGTGAGGGCAAAGTATGACCGCAAGGAGAATGTCAAAATTTTTGTGACAGGTTCCAATGCGGAGCTTTTGTCTTCTGAATTTTCAACGCTTTTAACGGGACGACATTTAGAAATCAATGTATCTCCTTTAAATTTTGAGGAGTTTCTGAAATTTAAGGGAGTCGAATGTGAAGACGATCCCCTATGGCATCTCGAGCAAAAAAATGCGTTAAGGAATTACGCATGGGAATACTTGAAGGTGGGAGGGTTTCCTAAAATTGTTTTGACTGAGGATGAGCAAGTTCGAAGTGAGCTTTTGAGTCAGTATTTTAATGACATTTTGATCAGGGACGTTGCGGAAAAGTATAAGGTGAAGGATGTGGGTAAGCTGAGGAATCTGGCCATTTTTTATATGACAAATTTTACTCGATTATACAGCTTTAACAAGGTGAAGCATGTGGCAGATTTTGCTCTGTCTTTAGATTCCGTTCATCGGTTTTCACATTATTTGGAAAATTCGTTTTTGATCCAGTTCTTAAAAAGATTTTCCTATTCTTTGAGGAACCAGATGCGAGCTGAGCGTAAGGTTTTTCTGGTGGATCACGGATTGCATCATGCTGTGGCTTTTAAATTTTCAGAGGATAAGGGAAAACTCCTTGAAAATGCTGTTTTTCAGCATTTGAAGGGCGAAGGAAAAGAGGTTTATTATTTTTCTGAGAAAAAGGAAATCGACTTTATCTGTAGAGAGGGATTAAAAGTAACTGAGCTTATCAATGTTTGCTTTACGCTTGAAAGCAAGGAAACACTTTTACGAGAAGTGGCTGGACTGGTGGAGGGGATGGAATATTTTAAATTAAAACAAGCCAAAATTATTGTAGCCGAGGGAGACAGAAGGGAGTTAAAAGAAAAGACAGGAAAAATAGATGTGATTCCCTTTTCTGAATGGGCTCTTTAG
- a CDS encoding nucleotidyltransferase domain-containing protein: protein MLKSSFRELQRRLLRQVKLFYGKRLVSFVVFGSAARETQRYDSDLDFLMVVKDLPRGRMRRVREFDKIENRLEPLIKKLHKKGIDTYFSPIIKSPEEVEFGSPLFLDMVYDAKILLDRDRFFFKRLERLRARLKELGSRRIWSGNAWYWELKPDYKPGEVFEI, encoded by the coding sequence ATGTTGAAATCATCTTTTAGAGAGCTTCAAAGAAGACTTTTAAGACAGGTAAAATTGTTTTATGGCAAAAGGCTTGTTTCCTTTGTCGTCTTTGGATCGGCTGCGAGAGAAACTCAGCGGTATGACTCGGACTTAGATTTTTTGATGGTTGTGAAGGATCTTCCCAGGGGACGGATGAGACGGGTTCGCGAATTTGACAAGATAGAAAATCGTCTTGAGCCTTTGATAAAAAAACTACACAAGAAAGGGATTGATACCTATTTTTCTCCCATCATCAAAAGTCCTGAGGAGGTGGAATTTGGAAGTCCTCTTTTTTTAGATATGGTTTATGATGCGAAGATTCTTCTGGATCGGGATCGTTTCTTTTTTAAGAGGCTCGAGCGCTTAAGAGCCCGTTTAAAGGAGTTGGGTTCTAGAAGAATATGGTCTGGGAATGCTTGGTATTGGGAGCTAAAGCCTGATTATAAACCAGGGGAGGTTTTTGAGATATGA
- a CDS encoding HEPN domain-containing protein, translated as MTNLDLAQSYMVKVVDRLDVLDFLFKKEDYSDVVRESQEVVELALKGMLRTVGIEPPKIHDVGAFLLEHRDKFPSKIRISLKKMALISKELRKDRELSFYGEIDFIPTEEYSARDAQKAMQGARYVASIAVRLMKTFRRS; from the coding sequence ATGACCAATTTGGATCTTGCTCAGAGTTATATGGTGAAGGTAGTGGATCGTCTGGATGTTTTGGACTTTCTCTTTAAAAAAGAGGATTATTCAGATGTTGTGAGAGAATCCCAGGAAGTGGTTGAGTTGGCTTTAAAGGGAATGTTAAGAACAGTGGGGATCGAACCCCCCAAAATTCATGACGTGGGTGCTTTCCTTCTCGAGCATCGGGACAAATTTCCAAGTAAAATACGGATTTCTCTCAAGAAAATGGCTCTCATTTCAAAAGAATTGAGAAAAGATAGAGAGCTATCTTTTTATGGTGAAATTGATTTTATTCCGACCGAGGAATATTCCGCTCGAGATGCCCAAAAGGCGATGCAGGGTGCACGTTATGTGGCGTCGATCGCAGTTCGGTTGATGAAGACTTTTAGACGGTCTTAG